A single window of Pieris rapae chromosome 4, ilPieRapa1.1, whole genome shotgun sequence DNA harbors:
- the LOC111001269 gene encoding myosin heavy chain, muscle isoform X27 — MPKPIVQEGEDPDPTPYLFVSLEQKRIDQSKPYDGKKACWVPDEKEGFLQGEIKATKGDLVTVNLPGGETKDFKKDFVTQVNPPKYEKCEDMSNLTYLNDASVLYNLKQRYYHKLIYTYSGLFCVAINPYKRFPVYTTRCARLYRGKRRSEVPPHIFAISDGAYVNMLTNHENQSMLITGESGAGKTENTKKVIAYFATVGASQKKDASQEKKGSLEDQVVQTNPVLEAFGNAKTVRNDNSSRFGKFIRIHFGPSGKLAGADIETYLLEKARVISQQALERSYHIFYQMMSGSVNGLKEMCMLSNDIYDYMIVAQGKITIPNVDDGEECQLTDQAFDILGFTQEEKDNVYKITAAVMHMGGMKFKQRGREEQAEADGTEDGEKVAKLFGVDCADLYKNLLKPRIKVGNEFVTQGRNKDQVTNSIGALCKGVFDRLFKWLVKKCNETLDTKQKRQHFIGVLDIAGFEIFDFNGFEQLCINFTNEKLQQFFNHHMFVLEQEEYQREGIEWTFIDFGMDLQNCIDLIEKPMGILSILEEESMFPKATDQTFVEKLNNNHLGKSPPYLKPKPPKPGCQAAHFAIGHYAGNVGYNITGWLEKNKDPLNDTVVDQFKKGSNKLLVEIFADHPGQSGDAGAGGGGKGGRGKKGGGFATVSSAYREQLNNLMATLRSTQPHFVRCIIPNELKQAGLIDSHLVMHQLTCNGVLEGIRICRKGFPNRMVYPDFKLRYKILCPNLLKEPISPEKASEKILEHTGLDSESFRLGKTKVFFRAGVLGQMEELRDDRLSKIVSWLQSYIRGYLARKEFKRLQEQRIALQVVQRNLRKYLQLRTWPWWKLWQRVKPLLNVTRIEDEIAKLEEKAQKAQEAFEKEEKLRKEVEALNAKLLEEKQALLSNLEGEKGSLSEVQERANKLQAQKADLENQLRDTQDRLTQEEDARNQLFQGKKKLEQEISGLKKDVEDLELSVQKAEQDKATKDHQIRNLNDEIAHQDELINKLNKEKKLQGESTQKTSEELQAAEDKVNHLNKVKQKLEQTLDELEDSLEREKKLRGDVEKQRRKVEGDLKLTQEAVTDLERNKKELEQTIQRKDKEISSLTAKLEDEQSLVSKLQKQIKELQGRIEELEEEVESERQARAKAEKQRADLARELEELGERLEEAGGATSAQIELNKKREAELSKLRRDLEEANIQHESTLASLRKKHNDAVAEMGEQLDQLNKLKAKAEKERSQYFSEVNDLRAGLDHLSNDKAAQEKIVKQLQHQLNEVQNKADEANRTLNDLDAAKKKLSIENSDLLRQLEEAESQVSQLSKIKVSLTTQLEDTKRLADEESRERATLLGKFRNLEHDLDNIREQVEEEAEGKADLQRQLSKANAEAQLWRSKYESEGVARSEELEEAKRKLQARLAEAEETIESLNQKVVALEKTKQRLATEVEDLQLEVDRATAIANAAEKKQKAFDKIIGEWKLKVDDLAAELDASQKECRNYSTELFRLKGAYEEGQEQLEAVRRENKNLADEVKDLLDQIGEGGRNIHEIEKARKRLEAEKDELQAALEEAEAALEQEENKVLRAQLELSQVRQEIDRRIQEKEEEFENTRKNHQRALDSMQASLEAEAKGKAEALRMKKKLEADINELEIALDHANKANAEAQKNIKRYQQQIKDLQTALEEEQRARDDAREQLGISERRANALQNELEESRTLLEQADRARRQAEQELGDAHEQLNDLSAQSASLSAAKRKLESELQTLHSDLDELLNEAKNSEEKAKKAMVDAARLADELRAEQDHAQTQEKLRKALEQQIKELQVRLDEAEANALKGGKKAIQKLEQRVRELENELDGEQRRHADAQKNLRKAERRIKELTFQAEEDRKNHERMQDLVDKLQQKIKTYKRQIEEAEEIAALNLAKFRKAQQELEEAEERADLAEQAISKFRGKGRAGSTARGVSPAPPRSRPALDGFGTFPPRFDLAPEDF, encoded by the exons ATGCCGAAGCCAATTGTCCAAGAGGGTGAGGACCCCGATCCGACCCCATACCTGTTCGTATCACTCGAACAGAAGCGCATCGACCAAAGCAAGCCCTACGATGGTAAGAAGGCTTGCTGGGTACCAGACGAGAAAGAGGGCTTCCTACAGGGAGAAATTAAAGCCACCAAGGGGGACCTAGTGACCGTCAACCTCCCTGGAGGCGAG ACAAAAGACTTCAAGAAGGACTTTGTTACTCAAGTGAACCCGCCTAAATACGAAAAATGTGAGGATATGTCCAACTTGACATACCTCAACGACGCTTCCGTTTTGTATAACTTGAAGCAGAGATATTACCATAAGCTCATTTAC ACTTACTCGGGTCTCTTCTGTGTGGCTATCAACCCTTACAAGAGGTTCCCCGTGTACACGACACGATGTGCCAGGCTCTACCGAGGCAAGCGTCGCTCGGAAGTGCCTCCCCACATTTTCGCCATTTCCGACGGTGCTTACGTCAACATGTTAACCAACCACGAGAATCAATCTATGTTGATTAC CGGTGAGTCTGGTGCTGGTAAGACTGAGAACACGAAGAAGGTAATTGCGTACTTCGCGACCGTTGGTGCGTCGCAAAAGAAAGACGCAAGCCAGGAGAAAAAGGGCTCTCTAGAGGACCAAGTCGTACAAACTAACCCTGTACTTGAAGCCTTCGGTAACGCCAAGACCGTCCGTAACGACAACTCATCCCGTttc GGTAAATTCATCCGTATCCACTTCGGACCATCAGGAAAACTGGCCGGAGCTGATATTGAAACTT ATCTATTGGAGAAGGCCCGTGTAATCTCCCAGCAGGCGCTGGAACGTTCTTACCACATCTTCTACCAGATGATGTCCGGCTCCGTCAATGGACTTAAGG AGATGTGTATGTTGTCAAACGACATATACGATTACATGATCGTGGCACAGGGTAAGATTACCATCCCCAACGTCGACGACGGAGAGGAATGTCAGTTAACAGAC CAAGCCTTCGACATCCTGGGTTTCACTCAAGAGGAGAAAGACAATGTTTACAAGATCACAGCTGCTGTCATGCACATGGGTGGTATGAAGTTCAAGCAGAGGGGTCGTGAGGAGCAAGCTGAGGCTGACGGCACTGAG GATGGTGAAAAGGTCGCCAAGTTGTTCGGTGTTGACTGCGCTGACCTATACAAGAACTTGTTGAAGCCCCGCATTAAGGTCGGAAACGAGTTCGTGACCCAAGGTCGTAACAAGGACCAGGTTACCAACTCCATTGGTGCCCTCTGCAAGGGTGTGTTTGACAGGCTGTTCAAGTGGCTGGTCAAGAAGTGTAACGAGACTCTTGACACCAAGCAAAAGAGACAGCACTTCATTGGTGTGCTTGATATCGCCGGTTTCGAGATCTTCGAC TTCAATGGTTTTGAACAACTCTGCATTAATTTCACCAACGAGAAACTGCAGCAGTTCTTTAACCACCACATGTTCGTACTGGAACAAGAGGAGTACCAGCGCGAAGGCATCGAGTGGACTTTCATTGACTTTGGCATGGACCTTCAAAATTGCATTGACCTTATTGAAAAG CCCATGGGTATCCTCTCCATTCTTGAGGAAGAGTCTATGTTCCCGAAAGCCACCGATCAGACCTTCGTTGAGAAGTTGAACAACAACCACTTGGGTAAATCCCCCCCTTACCTGAAGCCCAAACCCCCGAAGCCCGGTTGCCAGGCAGCTCACTTCGCCATTGGTCACTACGCCGGTAAT GTCGGTTACAACATCACTGGATGGCTTGAGAAGAACAAGGACCCCTTGAACGACACTGTCGTTGACCAGTTCAAGAAGGGAAGCAACAAACTGTTGGTTGAGATCTTCGCTGACCACCCTGGTCAGTCCGGAGATGCCGGTGCTGGTGGTGGTGGCAAAG GCGGTCGCGGTAAGAAGGGTGGTGGTTTCGCAACTGTCTCATCTGCCTACAgg GAACAACTTAACAATTTGATGGCCACACTGAGGTCAACCCAACCTCACTTCGTACGTTGTATCATCCCCAACGAGTTGAAGCAGGCCG GTCTCATCGACTCCCACCTTGTGATGCACCAGCTGACATGTAACGGTGTGCTTGAGGGTATCCGTATCTGTCGTAAAGGTTTCCCCAACAGGATGGTCTACCCCGACTTCAAGCTCCG ATACAAAATTCTGTGCCCGAACCTGCTTAAAGAACCCATTTCACCGGAGAAAGCTAGCGAGAAAATTCTCGAACATACCGGCTTGGACTCGGAGTCTTTCAGACTTGGAAAGACAAAG GTATTCTTCCGCGCCGGAGTCCTGGGTCAGATGGAAGAGTTACGTGACGACAGATTGTCTAAGATTGTTTCTTGGCTACAATCCTACATCCGTGGTTACCTTGCACGTAAGGAATTCAAGAGGCTGCAGGAACAGAG AATCGCTCTCCAAGTTGTCCAGCGCAACTTGCGCAAATACCTGCAGCTCCGCACCTGGCCATGGTGGAAGTTGTGGCAGAGGGTCAAGCCCCTCCTCAACGTCACCCGTATCGAGGACGAGATTGCG AAACTCGAGGAGAAGGCACAGAAGGCCCAAGAGGCTTTCGAAAAGGAAGAAAAGCTCCGCAAGGAGGTGGAGGCTCTCAACGCCAAGCTGTTGGAAGAGAAGCAGGCGCTGCTTTCCAACTTGGAAGGAGAGAAGGGGTCTCTCAGCGAAGTGCAGGAACGCGCTAACAAACTGCAGGCTCAAAAGGCCGACCTCGAGAACCAACTTAGG GACACACAAGACCGTCTTACACAAGAAGAGGATGCCCGCAATCAGCTCTTCCAGGGCAAGAAGAAGTTGGAACAGGAAATCTCTGGACTCAAGAAGGATGTTGAAGATCTGGAGCTTTCCGTCCAGAAGGCTGAACAAGACAAGGCGACTAAGGACCACCAAATTCGCAACTTGAACGACGAGATCGCCCACCAAGATGAGCTCATCAACAAATTGAACAAAGAGAAGAAATTACAGGGTGAGAGCACCCAGAAGACGTCTGAGGAGCTCCAAGCCGCCGAGGACAAGGTCAACCACCTTAACAAGGTTAAGCAAAAGTTGGAGCAGACCCTCGACGAGCTCGAAGATTCGTTGGAGCGTGAAAAGAAACTCCGCGGTGACGTCGAGAAGCAGAGGAGGAAGGTTGAGGGTGACCTCAAGCTTACTCAGGAGGCCGTCACTGACTTGGAGCGCAACAAAAAAGAACTCGAACAAACCATCCAACGCAAGGACAAGGAAATCTCTTCCCTCACTGCCAAGCTCGAAGACGAACAATCTTTGGTCAGCAAACTCCAGAAACAGATCAAGGAACTACAGGGCCGCATCGAAGAACTCGAAGAGGAAGTGGAGTCGGAGAGACAAGCCCGTGCCAAGGCCGAGAAGCAACGCGCCGACCTCGCACGCGAGCTTGAGGAGCTCGGTGAGCGTCTGGAGGAGGCCGGTGGTGCCACCTCTGCTCAAATCGAGCTCAACAAGAAGCGTGAGGCTGAACTTAGCAAGCTGCGTCGTGACTTGGAGGAAGCAAACATCCAACACGAGTCCACACTCGCTAGCTTGCGCAAGAAGCACAACGATGCCGTTGCCGAGATGGGCGAGCAGCTTGACCAGCTCAACAAGCTCAAGGCTAA GGCTGAGAAAGAGCGCTCTCAATACTTTAGCGAAGTCAATGACCTTCGTGCCGGTCTCGACCATTTGTCCAACGATAAG GCTGCCCAAGAAAAGATCGTCAAGCAACTCCAACACCAACTCAATGAGGTACAGAACAAGGCTGATGAAGCTAACCGTACTCTCAACGACTTGGACGCTGCCAAGAAGAAGCTCTCCATCGAGAACTCTGACCTGCTCCGCCAACTCGAAGAAGCCGAGTCTCAAGTCTCACAGCTTTCCAAGATCAAGGTGTCCCTCACCACACAGCTTGAGGACACCAAGAGGCTTGCTGACGAAGAGTCCAGG GAACGCGCTACACTTCTTGGCAAGTTCCGCAACTTGGAGCACGATTTGGACAACATCCGCGAGCAAGTTGAAGAGGAAGCCGAGGGCAAGGCTGATTTACAACGCCAATTGTCCAAGGCTAACGCTGAAGCCCAATTATGGCGCTCCAAGTACGAATCCGAGGGAGTCGCCCGCTCCGAGGAGCTCGAGGAAGCCAAGCGCAAACTCCAGGCTCGCCTCGCAGAAGCCGAGGAAACCATTGAATCACTTAACCAGAAGGTTGTTGCTCTTGAAAAGACAAAGCAGCGCCTTGCTACTGAAGTCGAGGACTTACAGCTCGAGGTCGACAGAGCCACTGCCATTGCCAACGCTGCTGAGAAGAAACAGAAGGCGTTCGACAAGATTATTGGGGAATGGAAACTCAAGGTTGATGACCTGGCGGCTGAACTTGATGCCAGCCAAAAGGAATGCCGTAACTACTCTACTGAACTGTTCCGCCTTAAGGGTGCCTACGAAGAAGGCCAAGAACAACTTGAAGCCGTTCGTCGCGAAAACAAGAACCTCGCTGATGAAGTCAAGGACTTACTTGACCAAATCGGTGAAGGAGGCCGCAACATTCACGAAATTGAAAAGGCAAGGAAGCGTCTTGAAGCTGAGAAGGATGAACTCCAAGCGGCTCTTGAAGAGGCTGAAGCTGCTCTTGAACAAGAAGAAAACAAGGTTCTGCGTGCCCAACTGGAATTGTCACAGGTCAGACAAGAGATCGACAGGAGGATCCAAGAGAAGGAAGAGGAATTCGAAAACACCCGCAAGAACCACCAGCGTGCACTCGACTCTATGCAAGCCTCCCTCGAAGCTGAAGCCAAGGGCAAGGCTGAGGCGCTGCGCATGAAGAAGAAGCTTGAGGCCGACATTAACGAACTTGAGATCGCTCTCGACCACGCTAACAAGGCTAACGCTGAGGCACAGAAGAACATCAAACGCTACCAGCAACAGATTAAGGATCTCCAGACCGCTCTTGAAGAGGAACAGCGTGCCCGCGATGATGCCCGTGAACAGCTCGGAATCTCTGAACGTCGTGCTAACGCTCTCCAGAATGAACTTGAGGAATCTCGTACTCTCCTAGAACAGGCTGACCGTGCCCGCCGTCAAGCTGAACAAGAACTGGGTGACGCTCACGAACAGCTCAATGATCTGTCCGCCCAGAGTGCATCACTCTCCGCCGCCAAGAGGAAACTCGAGTCTGAATTACAGACCCTTCACTCTGACCTTGACGAACTCCTTAACGAGGCCAAGAACTCAGAAGAGAAGGCAAAGAAGGCAATGGTTGACGCTGCCAGACTTGCTGACGAGCTCCGCGCTGAACAGGATCATGCTCAAACACAGGAGAAACTCCGCAAGGCCCTTGAACAACAAATCAAGGAACTACAAGTGAGACTCGACGAAGCTGAAGCTAACGCTCTTAAGGGTGGTAAGAAAGCAATCCAGAAACTTGAACAGAGAGTACGAGAACTTGAAAATGAGCTGGATGGTGAACAGAGGAGGCATGCTGATGCTCAAAAGAACCTCCGTAAGGCCGAGAGACGCATCAAGGAGTTGACGTTCCAGGCTGAGGAGGACCGCAAGAACCACGAACGTATGCAAGACCTTGTTGACAAACTTCAGCAGAAGATCAAGACCTACAAGAGGCAGATCGAGGAAGCCGAAGAAATCGCTGCTCTTAACTTGGCCAAGTTCCGCAAAGCGCAGCAGGAGTTGGAGGAGGCCGAGGAAAGGGCAGACCTCGCCGAGCAGGCCATCAGCAAATTCCGTGGCAAGGGACGTGCGGGATCCACTGCGAGAGGAGTCAGTCCGGCG CCCCCACGTTCGCGCCCCGCGCTCGACGGTTTCGGCACCTTCCCACCAAGGTTCGACCTAGCGCCCGAAGATTTCTAA